From Candidatus Bathyarchaeota archaeon, the proteins below share one genomic window:
- a CDS encoding alpha-ketoacid dehydrogenase subunit beta, which translates to MREITYRDSLREALLEEMQRDKTVFLLGEDIGRYWEGAFKVTKDLAKKFGDERVRDTPISESAIIGAAVGAAITGMRPVAEIMFGDLTTLAMDQIANQAAKIRYMFGGQAKVPLVIRTPFGGGVNIAAHHSQSLEAWFMHVPGLFVAVPSTPYDAKGLLKTAIRGDNPVVFCEHKLLYPIKGLIPEEDYTIPFGTADIKREGEDVTVVATMFMVHKALEAAKTLEKEGLSIEVVDPRTLVPLDKEVIISSVKKTGRLVIVSEDCKTAGVTAEIAAVVAEEAIDYLDAPIKRVAEPDTPIPFSPPLEKYVIPDEKTIIKAVKKIAQKE; encoded by the coding sequence ATGCGAGAAATAACTTACAGAGATTCACTTCGCGAAGCATTGTTGGAAGAGATGCAACGAGACAAAACAGTGTTTCTGTTGGGTGAGGATATAGGACGCTACTGGGAGGGCGCTTTCAAGGTGACTAAAGATCTAGCAAAAAAGTTCGGAGACGAACGTGTCAGAGACACTCCAATCAGCGAATCTGCTATAATAGGCGCTGCAGTAGGCGCCGCAATAACTGGCATGCGCCCCGTTGCAGAGATAATGTTCGGCGATTTAACAACCCTTGCCATGGACCAGATAGCTAACCAAGCGGCCAAGATCCGCTACATGTTTGGTGGACAAGCAAAAGTGCCACTAGTTATTAGAACTCCTTTCGGCGGAGGCGTCAACATTGCAGCCCATCACTCCCAAAGTCTTGAAGCGTGGTTTATGCATGTGCCAGGACTGTTTGTCGCAGTTCCCTCAACGCCTTACGACGCGAAAGGACTGTTAAAGACAGCGATAAGAGGCGACAACCCAGTAGTGTTTTGCGAGCACAAGCTCCTCTATCCAATTAAAGGCTTGATACCTGAAGAGGATTATACAATCCCATTCGGCACTGCCGATATTAAAAGAGAAGGGGAAGACGTAACAGTAGTTGCTACCATGTTTATGGTTCACAAAGCTTTGGAGGCAGCAAAAACGCTTGAGAAAGAGGGGTTAAGTATAGAGGTTGTTGATCCACGGACGCTTGTTCCTTTAGACAAAGAAGTCATAATAAGCTCGGTGAAGAAAACGGGACGCTTAGTTATTGTAAGCGAAGACTGCAAAACTGCCGGGGTAACCGCGGAGATTGCAGCTGTGGTGGCCGAGGAAGCTATAGACTATCTTGATGCACCAATAAAACGAGTAGCTGAGCCAGACACGCCAATTCCCTTTAGTCCACCACTAGAAAAATATGTTATACCCGACGAAAAGACCATAATAAAAGCTGTAAAAAAAATCGCCCAAAAGGAATGA